In Castanea sativa cultivar Marrone di Chiusa Pesio chromosome 6, ASM4071231v1, a single window of DNA contains:
- the LOC142641614 gene encoding putative ripening-related protein 1 has product MKNQICFSAVFVLLLFLLLVTKWSCVEAQTCNPSGTFTGENPPPGQCNTENDSQCCEEGKLYTTYTCSPPVSSSTPARLTINNFEAGGRDGGGKSKCDDQFHSDDTPVVALSTGWYANSARCSNSITIYGNGKSVQAMVVDECDSTMGCDAEHDYQPPCPNNIVDASKAVWKALEVPEESDDWGNLDITWSDA; this is encoded by the coding sequence ATGAAGAACCAAATTTGTTTTAGCGCAGTCTTTGTGCTCttgctctttcttcttctcgTTACAAAGTGGTCATGCGTTGAAGCTCAGACTTGCAACCCCAGTGGCACTTTTACAGGGGAAAACCCTCCTCCAGGACAATGTAACACAGAGAACGACTCTCAGTGCTGCGAGGAAGGCAAGCTTTACACTACTTACACATGTTCACCACCGGTGTCAAGCAGTACACCGGCTAGACTAACCATCAACAACTTTGAGGCAGGTGGCCGCGATGGTGGTGGTAAATCGAAGTGTGACGATCAGTTCCACTCAGATGACACACCTGTGGTGGCATTGTCAACAGGTTGGTATGCCAATAGCGCTAGATGCTCAAACAGTATTACCATATATGGAAATGGAAAGAGTGTTCAAGCCATGGTCGTTGATGAGTGTGACTCCACTATGGGGTGTGATGCTGAGCATGATTACCAGCCTCCATGTCCTAACAATATTGTTGATGCTTCTAAAGCTGTTTGGAAGGCTTTGGAAGTGCCAGAAGAAAGTGACGATTGGGGAAATTTAGATATAACCTGGTCTGATGCTTAG
- the LOC142638946 gene encoding kiwellin-1-like produces MKNQSCFSLAFVLLLFLLLVSKWPSVEAQNCRPSGELKGTNAPPGQCNTENDAECCVEGQLYKTYTCSPQVSSRTKAKLTLNSFEEGGDGGGASECDNQYHSDDTPVVALSTGWFKFNNMQRCLKDITIYGNGRSVRAMVVDECDSTVGCDDEHAYQPPCPYNIVDASKAVWRALEVPESDWGDLDIYWSDV; encoded by the coding sequence ATGAAGAACCAAAGTTGTTTTAGCTTAGCCTTTGTTCTCttactctttcttcttctcgtTTCAAAGTGGCCAAGCGTTGAAGCTCAGAATTGCAGGCCAAGTGGAGAGCTTAAGGGAACAAACGCTCCTCCAGGACAATGTAACACTGAGAACGACGCTGAGTGCTGCGTCGAGGGCCAGCTTTACAAAACTTACACTTGTTCACCACAAGTGTCTAGCCGTACAAAGGCTAAGCTAACCCTCAACAGCTTTGAAGAAGGTGGGGATGGTGGGGGAGCATCGGAGTGTGACAATCAGTACCACTCAGATGACACACCTGTGGTGGCACTGTCGACAGGATGGTTCAAGTTTAACAATATGCAGAGATGTTTAAAAGATATTACCATCTATGGCAATGGAAGGAGTGTTCGGGCCATGGTTGTTGATGAGTGTGACTCCACTGTTGGGTGTGATGATGAGCATGCTTACCAGCCTCCATGTCCTTACAATATTGTTGATGCCTCTAAAGCTGTATGGAGGGCCTTAGAAGTGCCAGAAAGTGATTGGGGAGACTTAGATATATATTGGTCCGATGTTTAG